One genomic segment of Methanobacterium spitsbergense includes these proteins:
- a CDS encoding nucleotidyltransferase family protein, protein MVSAVITAAGKNRRMIEDLESRGMDINHKLLMDLNGKPVIIHTIENVLKSGVDECTVVLGHFSNEISAVLKEFSYKQVKVIENPDYNVELSQTLLNGVQNVKPSLCLCVAADQPTVTSKTLKKIIAKALQYENPENIVSILARKKDGYLESAEGLGMPFVCHTKLLLKYLLDHKDNLNPILRKMIAEGVVFYGTPATNNLELLNINRYEDYIHVKDNF, encoded by the coding sequence ATGGTTTCCGCAGTTATAACAGCAGCAGGAAAAAACAGAAGGATGATAGAAGATCTTGAGTCTAGAGGTATGGATATTAATCATAAACTGCTTATGGACCTTAATGGAAAACCTGTTATTATACACACCATTGAAAACGTACTCAAATCTGGAGTTGATGAGTGTACAGTAGTTTTAGGCCATTTTAGCAATGAAATATCTGCTGTTTTAAAGGAATTTAGTTATAAACAAGTAAAAGTAATTGAAAATCCGGATTATAATGTTGAACTATCACAAACATTACTTAATGGAGTTCAAAATGTTAAACCTAGTTTATGTCTCTGTGTAGCAGCAGACCAACCAACAGTCACGAGTAAAACTTTAAAAAAAATCATAGCAAAAGCATTACAATATGAAAATCCTGAAAATATAGTGTCAATATTAGCACGGAAGAAAGATGGTTATCTTGAATCTGCAGAAGGCCTTGGAATGCCATTTGTATGTCATACTAAACTGCTTTTGAAATATTTATTAGATCATAAAGACAATTTAAATCCAATTTTAAGAAAAATGATAGCAGAAGGAGTTGTTTTTTATGGAACTCCCGCTACTAACAACCTTGAACTTCTAAATATCAACAGATATGAAGATTATATTCATGTTAAAGATAATTTTTAG
- the hypD gene encoding hydrogenase formation protein HypD → MKNLSKEIVQRIEKISRPVKIMHVCGSHEHTIMQHGIRTLIPKEVEIVAGPGCPVCCVPSREVDECLYLAREGVTIATFGDMLRVPGTKGSLADAKADGADVRIVYGVNNAVEMAQNTDNEVVFMAAGFETTAPTTAAELVNGPPENFSVLSSHRLIPPALKFLIESGEVNLNALIEPGHVSTIIGTKPYEPFSEKYGIPQVVAGFNPFDVLIAIYMVLKQFKDGKAEVQNEYKRAVRKEGNIKAQELLEEVFYITSREWRGFPEIPNSVYEVKKEFSDYNAREKFDIEIGESKPLVTGCICGPILRGVARPEECKLFKTECNPMNPVGACMVSKEGTCNIAYRYGSFDPSM, encoded by the coding sequence ATGAAAAATTTATCAAAGGAAATAGTACAAAGAATTGAAAAAATTTCAAGACCAGTAAAGATAATGCATGTTTGCGGATCACACGAACACACTATAATGCAGCATGGAATAAGAACACTAATACCAAAAGAGGTTGAAATAGTTGCAGGACCAGGATGTCCTGTTTGTTGTGTGCCTTCAAGGGAAGTTGATGAATGCCTCTACCTAGCAAGGGAAGGGGTTACAATTGCTACCTTTGGTGATATGTTAAGGGTTCCCGGAACAAAAGGTTCTCTTGCAGATGCCAAGGCAGATGGTGCAGATGTCAGAATAGTATATGGCGTTAACAATGCAGTTGAAATGGCACAAAATACAGACAATGAAGTTGTTTTCATGGCCGCCGGATTTGAAACCACAGCACCAACAACAGCAGCTGAACTTGTAAACGGACCTCCAGAAAACTTTTCAGTTTTATCGAGCCACAGACTTATTCCACCGGCACTCAAATTTCTGATAGAATCAGGGGAAGTAAACCTCAATGCACTAATTGAACCCGGGCATGTTTCAACAATAATCGGAACAAAACCCTACGAACCATTTTCAGAGAAATATGGTATTCCCCAAGTTGTTGCTGGTTTCAACCCATTCGATGTACTCATAGCAATCTATATGGTTTTAAAACAGTTTAAAGATGGCAAAGCTGAGGTTCAAAATGAATACAAACGTGCTGTAAGAAAAGAAGGGAACATAAAGGCGCAGGAACTTCTTGAAGAGGTTTTCTACATAACAAGTAGGGAGTGGAGAGGATTTCCTGAAATTCCAAATTCTGTCTATGAAGTAAAGAAAGAATTCTCGGATTATAATGCTCGAGAAAAATTTGACATAGAAATAGGAGAATCTAAACCACTTGTAACTGGATGTATATGTGGTCCTATACTCCGAGGCGTTGCTAGACCAGAAGAATGTAAATTATTCAAAACAGAATGTAACCCAATGAACCCTGTAGGGGCTTGTATGGTCAGTAAAGAAGGAACTTGCAATATAGCTTACAGATACGGATCTTTTGATCCGTCAATGTAG
- a CDS encoding TldD/PmbA family protein, producing MMHNIANQALDLALKYTDQAEIYVEKEEGVNVDIKKDKVDFAKEAFTFGLGVRVILDGRMGFSYTTNLDNIEPIVKSAIFNAKANEIDENFAFAPKSEYPNIKGIFDSKIEYLDLEDIIGFGNIMLDTVLDEKCEPTSGGFSTGYSKFIIANSEGTVAQDVSSIFSGYISVNVDDGENVSTASEYDASRYLDINPVQIAEKACTIAKDSRNGKPIETKDFPVILDHHAASGLVATFSSALNADNVQRGRSVFADKIGKEVVSSSLSIYDDGTLEGGLQSAVSDGEGISSQKTPLIENGLLKNFMYDIYTSKKGGVESTGNGMRSSYGDVPAVGLSNFILEFDDIKDISEIDNGVLVTDILGAHTANPISGDFSVEAMNAFKIENGELKHPVKKAMLSGNIFQAMKAASAGSAEVRKIGPFVLPTILIENLRVVG from the coding sequence ATGATGCATAATATAGCAAATCAGGCACTTGATCTGGCTCTTAAATACACTGATCAGGCTGAAATTTATGTGGAGAAGGAAGAAGGTGTTAATGTTGATATTAAGAAGGATAAAGTAGACTTTGCAAAGGAAGCATTTACATTTGGACTGGGAGTAAGGGTGATCCTTGATGGGAGAATGGGATTTTCATATACAACCAATCTTGATAACATTGAACCAATAGTTAAAAGTGCAATCTTCAATGCTAAAGCCAATGAAATTGATGAGAACTTTGCATTTGCACCTAAATCAGAATACCCTAATATAAAGGGAATTTTTGACTCTAAAATTGAGTACTTGGATCTTGAAGATATAATCGGATTTGGAAATATCATGCTCGACACAGTACTGGATGAAAAATGTGAACCAACATCAGGTGGCTTTTCAACAGGTTACAGTAAATTCATAATTGCAAACTCAGAAGGTACAGTTGCCCAAGATGTTTCATCAATTTTTTCAGGTTATATTTCGGTTAATGTGGACGATGGAGAGAATGTATCCACTGCAAGTGAATATGACGCATCAAGATATCTGGATATAAATCCGGTACAAATAGCTGAGAAGGCATGTACAATAGCAAAGGACTCAAGAAATGGTAAACCAATAGAAACAAAAGATTTTCCAGTTATTCTTGACCATCATGCCGCTTCAGGACTTGTTGCAACATTTTCAAGCGCTCTTAATGCCGATAATGTTCAGAGAGGAAGGTCTGTTTTTGCCGATAAAATAGGTAAAGAAGTCGTATCCAGTTCTTTAAGTATATATGATGATGGAACTCTTGAGGGTGGCCTTCAATCAGCTGTTAGCGATGGTGAAGGTATTTCGAGCCAAAAAACACCTTTAATTGAGAATGGATTGTTGAAAAACTTTATGTACGATATTTACACCTCTAAAAAGGGAGGAGTTGAATCTACAGGTAATGGTATGAGATCATCGTATGGTGACGTTCCAGCAGTGGGTTTATCCAACTTCATACTTGAATTTGATGATATAAAAGATATTTCAGAGATTGACAATGGTGTGTTAGTTACAGACATTCTAGGGGCACATACAGCAAATCCTATTTCTGGAGACTTTTCTGTAGAAGCCATGAATGCATTTAAAATTGAAAATGGAGAGTTAAAACATCCTGTAAAAAAGGCTATGCTTTCTGGAAACATTTTCCAAGCAATGAAAGCTGCATCTGCAGGATCTGCGGAGGTACGTAAGATAGGGCCATTTGTGCTTCCTACAATACTAATTGAAAATTTACGAGTGGTTGGTTGA
- a CDS encoding radical SAM protein: protein MFVDGIDGQFSRNIIHALQGYFRIASNEKPSRLRASSSIPAGNSEDINILWDEHKSLLGEYNQKYVKTSWNEIERPEFSLLDLKIKIADKIFENCVLCESKCIKNRKFESGLCAVKKPYIFSEFLHMGEEPPLIPSHTIFFSGCNFECVYCQNWDISQHPDQGMLLEPEKLARIIDLRRRQGSMNVNFVGGDPTPNMPYILHTMKYSKENIPVVWNSNLYLSKQGMNLLDGFVDLYLTDFKYGNNACAIDLSGIPNYCQIIKRNHKKAYKSAEMIIRHLILPNHIECCSKPLLKWIADNLGLDVVLNIMPQYRPTYNAFKHQDVSTLPTIDEIKEVKSFAEGLGFINLI, encoded by the coding sequence TTGTTTGTTGATGGGATAGATGGACAGTTTAGTAGGAATATTATACATGCACTTCAGGGTTACTTTAGAATAGCTTCAAATGAAAAACCATCAAGGTTAAGGGCTTCTTCAAGCATTCCTGCAGGAAATTCCGAGGATATAAATATCTTATGGGATGAACATAAGAGTTTACTTGGAGAATACAACCAGAAATACGTTAAAACTTCTTGGAATGAAATTGAAAGACCCGAATTTTCTTTGTTAGATCTTAAAATTAAAATTGCAGATAAAATATTTGAGAACTGTGTTTTATGTGAAAGCAAATGCATAAAAAACAGAAAATTTGAGAGCGGGCTATGTGCTGTGAAAAAACCTTACATATTCTCTGAATTTTTACATATGGGTGAGGAACCACCGTTAATTCCAAGTCACACAATATTTTTTTCCGGATGTAATTTTGAATGTGTTTACTGCCAGAACTGGGATATTAGTCAACATCCTGATCAGGGTATGTTATTGGAACCAGAGAAACTTGCAAGGATAATCGATCTTAGACGCAGACAGGGTTCAATGAATGTAAATTTTGTTGGGGGAGATCCTACTCCTAACATGCCTTACATTCTCCATACAATGAAATATTCCAAGGAAAACATTCCTGTTGTCTGGAATAGTAATTTATATCTATCTAAACAGGGAATGAACTTATTAGATGGATTTGTAGATCTTTATCTAACAGATTTTAAGTATGGAAACAATGCATGTGCAATTGATCTTTCAGGAATCCCAAATTACTGCCAAATTATAAAAAGAAACCATAAAAAAGCATATAAATCTGCAGAAATGATAATAAGACATCTTATACTACCAAATCATATTGAATGCTGTTCAAAACCACTTTTAAAATGGATAGCCGATAATCTTGGGTTAGATGTTGTTTTGAATATAATGCCTCAATATAGACCAACCTACAATGCATTTAAACATCAAGATGTTTCAACTCTTCCCACCATCGACGAAATAAAGGAAGTAAAATCATTTGCAGAAGGTTTGGGGTTTATAAATTTAATATAA
- a CDS encoding sister chromatid cohesion protein PDS5, protein MGFYDLSKEERQKIVKETENNILTAINDSAGKLDKKLVPDVILAYASDSDTYIRKNAYMAISRIYLGHNDLREKILQILDNMLENPEERVRQTSVYSMGEIGKKDANCVMKKFERAIKDKHPSVRNAVIGALKQMGQKNPEPTFNFARKHLHDEDPEIRRVVIHGIELRGRTHPGEVLPLLEELQDEEVKSVRNMIVHVIGQISYKEESLEKVVNSLKKWHNKELVGDAAKEILLVHIRYKFAVRSPEYAEEYIKKHLT, encoded by the coding sequence ATGGGATTTTATGATTTATCAAAGGAGGAAAGACAGAAAATTGTCAAGGAAACTGAAAACAACATACTAACTGCAATAAATGATTCAGCGGGAAAATTGGATAAAAAGTTAGTTCCGGATGTTATATTGGCTTACGCATCTGATAGCGACACATACATCAGAAAAAATGCTTATATGGCAATAAGTAGGATATATTTAGGGCATAATGATTTACGAGAAAAAATACTTCAAATTTTAGATAACATGCTTGAAAATCCTGAAGAAAGAGTTAGACAAACATCTGTATATTCCATGGGCGAAATAGGAAAAAAAGATGCAAATTGTGTAATGAAAAAGTTTGAAAGAGCTATAAAAGACAAACACCCGTCTGTTAGAAATGCTGTTATAGGTGCACTGAAACAGATGGGTCAAAAAAATCCAGAACCAACATTTAACTTTGCACGAAAACATTTGCACGATGAAGATCCTGAAATTCGAAGGGTAGTTATCCATGGAATTGAACTCAGGGGTAGAACCCATCCTGGTGAAGTTTTACCACTTTTAGAAGAATTACAAGATGAAGAAGTGAAGAGCGTTCGAAATATGATTGTACATGTGATTGGGCAGATTAGCTATAAAGAAGAAAGTCTTGAAAAGGTAGTTAATAGTTTGAAAAAATGGCATAACAAGGAACTTGTTGGTGACGCAGCTAAAGAGATATTGCTGGTTCACATCAGATACAAATTTGCAGTAAGATCACCGGAATATGCCGAAGAGTATATAAAAAAACATTTAACTTGA
- a CDS encoding Mur ligase family protein has product MKVAVLGLGMEGKNAVKALLDYGHQVYASDLNENIVINEFGNANLEFDLGFHDYGKINSADAVVVSPSLWGKKIAKEIISDHKMLSDILTAHKSVLTIGVTGTNGKTTTCYMLRDILEKSGLKVLLGGNAGGGFEGYTKVILEASKREYDIILVEVCDMTLDFASHVFDFDMVLVTNMGSDHMDHHLTLENYRKSVCKFLNGKKQAFLNENDILLKSCADCANETFFFGPYTGKLKLFGVFNRDNASGASKVAEILKIPTKLIEDVLSNFIIVEGRTTTISYKGAQIIIGKTDNPDAAAAVFSEAHMDVIMVGTPRKGEICRYNILKEVSNANPSLVVLFPGLDNTTNNALKILRDEGYEGEVCIVTKVTDIVDLTVKCTAKYKNIFIGGNGQKKIMCLQKALFELSNCNNNHRRS; this is encoded by the coding sequence ATGAAAGTAGCTGTTCTTGGACTGGGAATGGAAGGTAAAAATGCTGTTAAAGCTCTCCTTGATTATGGACATCAGGTTTACGCTTCTGATCTAAATGAAAATATTGTAATAAATGAATTTGGAAATGCAAATTTAGAATTTGATCTTGGATTTCATGATTATGGAAAGATAAATTCTGCAGATGCAGTTGTTGTTAGTCCGAGTTTATGGGGTAAAAAAATTGCTAAAGAAATAATATCGGATCATAAAATGCTTTCAGATATTTTAACAGCCCATAAATCTGTTTTAACAATTGGTGTAACTGGAACCAATGGAAAAACAACTACATGTTACATGTTAAGGGACATACTGGAAAAATCTGGTTTAAAGGTACTTTTAGGTGGAAATGCCGGTGGAGGCTTTGAAGGATACACTAAAGTTATACTTGAAGCTTCAAAAAGAGAATATGATATCATTCTTGTTGAAGTATGTGATATGACACTTGATTTTGCATCCCATGTCTTTGACTTTGATATGGTCCTGGTAACCAATATGGGATCAGACCACATGGACCACCATTTAACTCTAGAAAACTACAGAAAATCTGTTTGCAAGTTTTTAAATGGTAAAAAACAAGCTTTTTTAAATGAGAATGATATTTTACTCAAAAGCTGTGCAGATTGTGCAAATGAAACCTTTTTCTTCGGCCCTTACACTGGAAAACTGAAATTATTTGGAGTTTTTAACAGGGACAATGCTTCAGGAGCTTCTAAAGTTGCTGAAATTTTGAAAATACCCACAAAACTGATAGAAGATGTTTTAAGCAATTTTATTATAGTTGAGGGAAGAACAACAACTATTAGTTACAAAGGAGCTCAGATCATAATTGGAAAAACTGATAATCCTGATGCAGCTGCTGCTGTTTTTAGCGAAGCCCATATGGATGTTATAATGGTGGGCACACCAAGAAAAGGTGAAATATGTCGTTACAATATATTGAAAGAAGTTTCAAATGCAAACCCTTCACTTGTGGTATTATTCCCCGGATTAGACAACACCACCAATAATGCTCTTAAAATATTAAGAGATGAAGGCTACGAAGGTGAAGTTTGTATAGTAACAAAAGTTACAGATATTGTGGACTTAACAGTGAAGTGTACAGCCAAATATAAAAACATTTTTATAGGTGGAAATGGTCAAAAAAAGATTATGTGCCTCCAAAAGGCATTATTTGAACTTTCTAATTGTAATAATAATCATAGGAGAAGTTAA
- a CDS encoding phosphoglycolate phosphatase, whose amino-acid sequence MIKAVALDVDGTITDKRRRGCISAIETIYKVENMGIPVIITTGNILCFTRALSIFLATSGGIVAENGGVIESNGVKKILGNFEVCQDAYNYLKSKLSVEKVQNSDLRVSEIALTRKIPVKNVKEILREFDVRIYDSTFAIHITDPVVNKGSSLIKVAADIGVKPHEILAIGDSENDMEFLSAAGTKVAVSNADKELKDIADYVTKQPHGNGVKEAVERYIHEIQL is encoded by the coding sequence ATGATAAAAGCAGTAGCCCTTGATGTTGATGGTACTATCACAGATAAACGGCGAAGAGGATGTATAAGTGCCATAGAAACAATTTATAAAGTTGAAAATATGGGAATCCCCGTTATAATTACAACTGGAAATATTTTATGTTTCACAAGGGCATTATCAATATTTTTAGCCACTTCTGGAGGTATCGTCGCTGAAAATGGTGGGGTAATAGAATCAAATGGTGTTAAAAAAATTCTTGGAAATTTTGAAGTTTGCCAAGATGCATATAACTATTTGAAGTCTAAATTATCTGTAGAAAAAGTTCAAAACTCTGATTTAAGAGTTTCTGAGATAGCTCTGACCAGGAAAATTCCTGTAAAGAATGTTAAAGAAATTCTACGAGAGTTTGATGTCAGAATTTATGACAGCACTTTTGCAATACACATAACAGACCCTGTGGTAAATAAAGGATCATCCCTTATTAAAGTTGCAGCAGATATTGGGGTGAAACCCCATGAGATCCTTGCAATTGGTGACAGTGAGAATGATATGGAATTTTTATCTGCTGCAGGTACTAAAGTGGCTGTTTCAAACGCTGATAAGGAACTTAAAGATATAGCAGATTATGTTACCAAACAACCCCATGGAAATGGTGTAAAAGAAGCAGTGGAAAGATATATTCATGAAATTCAATTGTAA